The following coding sequences are from one Triticum aestivum cultivar Chinese Spring chromosome 5A, IWGSC CS RefSeq v2.1, whole genome shotgun sequence window:
- the LOC123103241 gene encoding uncharacterized protein: MAAAEPPEHLLLLPSPATASPGPRACRLAHKLLCFLTRHDKKQHHRGPCIIEHHQDQPRCHSGRPSTSCFSSSRLLPCASTLEPRLHDAATSSPSSVSSSPPRAKRLQPRPHLHPPPASRAAGPRRRAAVSGRPPPKSRCCLSVQHRRCSIFWRAEGCARCSASPMSRSREEQGRPVQPAR; the protein is encoded by the exons ATGgccgccgccgagccgcccgagcacctcctcctcctcccgtcgccGGCGACCGCGTCACCAGGACCCCGCGCCTGCAGACTCGCGCACAAGCTCCTCTGCTTCCTCACGCGCCACGACAAGAAGCAGCACCACCGGGGCCCTTGCATCATCGAGCACCACCAGGACCAGCCCCGGTGCCACTCCGGCCGCCCGAGCACCTCGTGCTTCTCCTCGTCGCGCCTCCTCCCCTGCGCCTCGACTTT GGAACCGCGCCTCCATGATGCCGCCACCTCGTCCCCGTCGTCCGTCAgctcgtcgccgccccgggccaagCGCCTGCAGCCGCGCCCCCACCTTCACCCACCGCCGGCGAGCAGAGCCGCCGGACCGCGTCGCCGCGCTGCCGTTTCAGGCCGTCCTCCGCCCAAGTCCCGCTGCTGCCTTTCTGTCCAGCACCGCCGCTGCTCTATTTTCTGGCGAGCAGAGGGATGCGCTAGATGCAGTGCATCGCCGATGTCCAGATCGAGAGAGGAGCAAGGTCGCCCGGTCCAGCCTGCGCGTTGA